A single window of Persephonella sp. DNA harbors:
- the ndhC gene encoding NADH-quinone oxidoreductase subunit A has product MTGYLALVIFGISALIVGAALLLINRLVAPKIPDPMEGYTYECGVPLYDKTSHISLEQKYYLLGLLLVLFDLEAAFVLPWSVIFKEVAKINAGFIFTEMFIFLFILILGYVYAWKKGALKWQ; this is encoded by the coding sequence ATGACTGGTTATCTGGCTCTGGTGATATTTGGAATAAGTGCTCTAATAGTAGGTGCAGCACTACTGTTGATTAACAGACTTGTTGCTCCTAAGATTCCTGACCCAATGGAAGGATACACTTATGAGTGTGGTGTTCCCCTTTACGATAAAACATCACATATATCCCTTGAACAAAAATATTATCTGCTTGGACTACTCCTTGTTCTGTTTGACCTTGAGGCAGCATTTGTCCTGCCGTGGAGTGTAATATTTAAAGAAGTAGCAAAAATTAATGCTGGATTTATTTTCACAGAAATGTTTATATTCCTATTTATCCTAATCCTTGGATATGTATATGCCTGGAAAAAAGGAGCGTTAAAATGGCAATAA
- a CDS encoding NADH-quinone oxidoreductase subunit B, protein MAIKHNNGIILTTVEEVLSWGRRNSLWPASVGLACCAIEMMHTAASRFDTDRLGIIFRGSPRQSDVLIVAGTVVNKVAPMLKLIYDQMPDPKWVISMGGCSSAGGPFPTYATLQGVDRIIPVDVYVPGCPPTPQALLWGIMQLQRKIKAQKEGKIWKEIPVREVPTASQPVKEKSIFGF, encoded by the coding sequence ATGGCAATAAAACACAACAATGGGATAATATTAACAACAGTAGAAGAAGTTTTAAGCTGGGGAAGAAGAAACTCTTTATGGCCTGCTTCTGTAGGCCTTGCCTGCTGTGCTATTGAGATGATGCACACGGCAGCATCAAGATTTGACACAGACAGACTTGGAATTATATTCAGAGGTTCCCCAAGACAGTCTGACGTTCTTATAGTTGCCGGAACAGTTGTTAATAAAGTTGCCCCTATGCTTAAGCTTATATATGATCAAATGCCAGACCCTAAATGGGTTATTTCAATGGGTGGTTGCTCATCAGCAGGTGGTCCATTCCCAACTTATGCAACACTACAAGGTGTAGACAGAATAATACCTGTTGATGTATATGTTCCAGGATGCCCTCCAACCCCACAGGCTTTATTATGGGGAATAATGCAACTGCAAAGAAAAATTAAAGCCCAGAAAGAAGGAAAAATCTGGAAGGAAATTCCTGTTAGAGAAGTGCCAACAGCTTCTCAACCTGTTAAAGAAAAGTCTATATTTGGATTTTAA